Proteins encoded by one window of Acetivibrio thermocellus ATCC 27405:
- a CDS encoding recombinase family protein, whose protein sequence is MRVRIIEPVKKKENKKKRVCAYARVSTGSDAQGESLENQIQYYENLISNNPDYEYAGVFADRGITGTTDNRPEFQRMLNLAKEGKIDLIITKSISRFARNTAIMLQVVRELKDIGVEIIFEKENIRTLSGDGELMLTVLSSFAQEESKNISDNLKWRVKKKFERGELIINTTRFLGYDKDEYGDLVINPKEAEIVKRIFEDYLKGKGTFTIAKELNEDKVPTVAGGRWQESTILNILKNEKYKGDAILQKYYTPDHLRKVSVRNEGVIDSYYIEDNHSPIVSREMWEQVQIEIARRAKAKGNKAGDTKKYTNRYPLTGMLFCSKCGSTLRRRTWNSKLNCRKIVWQCSNYIKNGKDACSGTSIDDEVISRLNIEEPIIVREEVKDGKKYYTYTCKSKQKQSGRANTDAEKENGSLLQSINRPIRTVIKL, encoded by the coding sequence ATGCGTGTTAGGATTATTGAACCTGTAAAAAAGAAGGAAAATAAAAAGAAAAGAGTTTGTGCTTATGCAAGAGTTTCAACCGGCAGTGATGCTCAAGGTGAATCTTTAGAAAATCAAATCCAGTATTATGAAAATCTGATTTCAAATAATCCTGATTACGAATATGCAGGTGTATTTGCTGATAGAGGAATTACCGGCACTACAGATAATAGACCAGAGTTTCAAAGAATGCTTAATCTTGCAAAAGAAGGGAAAATAGACTTAATCATCACCAAATCTATCTCAAGATTTGCAAGGAATACAGCAATAATGCTTCAAGTAGTAAGAGAACTAAAGGACATTGGTGTAGAAATAATATTTGAAAAAGAGAATATCAGAACTTTATCAGGGGATGGAGAGCTTATGCTAACCGTCCTCTCTTCTTTTGCCCAGGAAGAAAGTAAAAATATCAGTGATAACTTAAAGTGGAGGGTAAAAAAGAAGTTTGAACGAGGAGAGCTGATTATAAATACCACAAGATTTTTAGGTTATGACAAGGATGAATACGGCGATTTAGTTATAAACCCAAAAGAAGCAGAAATAGTTAAAAGAATATTTGAAGATTATTTAAAAGGCAAAGGAACATTTACCATAGCCAAAGAATTAAATGAAGATAAAGTGCCTACTGTTGCAGGCGGCAGATGGCAGGAAAGTACAATTTTAAATATCCTCAAGAATGAAAAATACAAGGGAGATGCCATACTTCAAAAGTATTACACACCAGACCATCTGAGAAAAGTAAGTGTTAGAAATGAAGGCGTAATTGACAGCTATTATATTGAAGATAATCACTCTCCCATAGTTTCAAGAGAAATGTGGGAGCAGGTTCAGATAGAAATTGCAAGAAGAGCAAAGGCAAAAGGAAATAAAGCAGGAGATACAAAAAAATATACAAACAGATATCCATTAACAGGAATGCTTTTCTGCAGTAAATGCGGCTCTACTCTAAGGAGAAGAACTTGGAACAGCAAATTAAATTGCAGAAAGATTGTATGGCAGTGCAGTAATTATATTAAAAACGGAAAAGACGCCTGCAGTGGAACATCAATTGATGATGAGGTTATAAGCAGGCTTAATATAGAAGAACCAATAATTGTAAGGGAGGAAGTTAAGGATGGCAAGAAATATTACACTTATACCTGCAAGAGCAAACAGAAACAATCTGGCAGAGCAAATACAGACGCAGAAAAAGAGAATGGGAGCTTATTGCAGAGTATCAACAGACCAATTAGAACAGTTATCAAGCTATGA
- a CDS encoding N-acetylmuramoyl-L-alanine amidase — MILAINGGQDSGAVYKGRKESNDVLSIGRAVAAEVRRHGVTVDETRTSDATVSLNERSAFENRNNYDYFISFHRNAYDPEKAKGVETYTYLNGGAKSKALAQRIQTSLAALGFTDRGVKEANYHVLRETKAPAVLIEIGFIDNTGDNILFDSKRNEIVKAITKAVLAQLGIGYIEPSAKAQVENEQTLYRVMAGSYKSRENAEKQVQRLRAAGFDAVIMIFNK, encoded by the coding sequence TTGATCCTGGCCATTAACGGTGGCCAAGATTCAGGGGCAGTATATAAGGGAAGAAAGGAAAGCAATGATGTTCTAAGCATAGGCAGAGCTGTAGCAGCAGAGGTAAGAAGGCATGGAGTTACAGTTGATGAAACAAGAACTTCAGATGCCACAGTAAGCCTTAATGAGAGAAGTGCTTTTGAAAATAGGAATAACTATGATTACTTCATTTCTTTTCATAGGAATGCTTATGATCCAGAAAAGGCAAAAGGTGTTGAAACATACACATATTTAAATGGAGGAGCAAAATCAAAAGCATTAGCACAAAGGATACAAACATCACTTGCAGCATTAGGATTTACAGATAGAGGAGTTAAGGAAGCTAACTATCATGTATTAAGAGAAACCAAGGCTCCAGCAGTGTTAATAGAGATAGGTTTTATTGATAACACAGGAGATAATATTTTATTTGATTCAAAGAGAAATGAAATAGTTAAGGCTATAACTAAAGCAGTTCTTGCACAATTAGGTATTGGTTATATTGAACCTTCAGCAAAAGCTCAAGTAGAAAACGAGCAGACTCTTTACAGGGTTATGGCAGGTTCATATAAGTCAAGAGAAAATGCTGAAAAGCAGGTGCAAAGGCTTAGGGCAGCAGGGTTTGATGCTGTAATTATGATATTTAATAAGTAG
- a CDS encoding HNH endonuclease produces MTKIKRYCQWCDDEFYVYKSQIRNNGGKFCSKSCRMSYRNKIDNPAWQSEVRLKISVNHADVSGKNNPMYGKKGSLAPSYIDGRSFISGDVWRRIALANKPKRCEVCGKEEEGTRLHIHHKDKNRNNNNLNNLQVVCARCHNNILHPRRRDSLGRFIEGVV; encoded by the coding sequence TTGACTAAGATAAAAAGATATTGTCAATGGTGTGATGATGAGTTCTATGTATATAAGTCCCAAATACGAAATAATGGAGGTAAATTTTGTTCAAAGTCGTGTAGGATGTCATATAGAAATAAAATAGATAATCCAGCTTGGCAATCAGAAGTTAGATTAAAAATAAGTGTTAATCATGCAGATGTATCAGGAAAAAATAATCCTATGTATGGAAAGAAAGGTTCTTTAGCACCTAGTTATATAGATGGACGCAGTTTCATCTCAGGTGATGTCTGGCGTAGGATAGCACTTGCAAATAAGCCTAAAAGATGTGAAGTTTGTGGGAAAGAAGAAGAAGGTACACGTCTGCACATTCATCATAAAGATAAGAATAGAAATAATAACAATTTAAATAATCTACAAGTTGTATGTGCTAGATGCCATAACAATATTTTACACCCAAGGAGAAGAGATTCCTTGGGTCGTTTTATTGAGGGGGTGGTTTAA
- a CDS encoding phage holin family protein, giving the protein MKNSINFIQAVFAAIGGYIGWLLGGVDGFMYALITFVVIDYVTGLMVAVLERKLSSEVGFRGIFKKVLIFVMVGIGNIVDVHLIKNGSAIRTAVIFFYISNEGISIIENSAKIGLPIPEKLKDVLKQLNKEDDKVD; this is encoded by the coding sequence GTGAAAAATTCAATTAATTTTATTCAAGCAGTATTTGCTGCCATTGGCGGCTATATTGGCTGGCTTTTAGGAGGGGTTGATGGCTTTATGTATGCACTGATTACCTTTGTTGTAATTGATTATGTAACAGGTCTCATGGTAGCAGTGCTGGAAAGAAAGCTGTCAAGTGAGGTAGGATTCAGAGGGATATTTAAGAAAGTTTTAATTTTTGTAATGGTGGGCATAGGAAATATAGTAGATGTTCATTTGATTAAAAACGGTAGTGCGATTCGTACTGCTGTTATTTTTTTCTACATTTCCAATGAAGGAATAAGCATTATAGAGAACTCTGCTAAGATAGGCTTACCAATACCAGAGAAACTAAAGGATGTTTTAAAACAGCTAAATAAGGAGGATGATAAGGTTGACTAA
- a CDS encoding phage tail spike protein encodes MIYVYDKKTTRGNFDNNGLAVLDECLMAEINEELNGDYSLEIEYPAQSKKAQYLEELNIIKADGQLFRIYKVERTQDKISKVKVWARHIFYDLAFYFIESAKVLNANMKEALEASIPPELQGLFLFKALEENLAPFAVKEVNAVDAIFRLIEIYGGELFRDNFNIEIKESIGENNGILIKYGKNINGMKVIEDTSELATRIYAVGANNLLLPERYIEVEGERAKLLPYPITKRVEFKECKDVESLRARAEEYAEKAASPKVFITIDFMELSKTEEYKNYSHLTKVSVGDFVKVRNEKIAVTTDLRVIKKKTDLINPINTKIELGDPLNTIIEKLDTSKLLEEINSAISGTLSSVIIKKNSDTITISTSSYPAMIIGITTKADTNLNCNITMTGKASADCTLTILFSLDGKYYDFKPIQKLASGDNVIGLPLPMPQVTAGDHTFMVEMKVSNGTFTIEKNNLQVSIEGRDLEGGLSASIPRAEIVYTFLYNLFNIKIGTYSFNTGHSFKYYLDNNVSGVDSYSLENFNTRFNIAAISHGNPKLTLNVMGIIEEFNNSKSSSYAFDADWVEFSSDYDKNKDGTYDFYNRVTIKEPILKREGGYIEDLGNGVIYAANVRDTTLYKDLIAINAYLKQG; translated from the coding sequence ATGATCTATGTATATGATAAGAAGACAACTAGAGGAAACTTTGACAATAATGGGCTTGCTGTTTTAGATGAATGCCTTATGGCTGAGATAAATGAAGAGTTAAATGGAGATTATAGTTTAGAAATTGAATACCCTGCTCAATCTAAAAAAGCACAGTATTTAGAGGAACTCAATATTATTAAAGCTGATGGACAGCTTTTTAGAATATATAAAGTAGAGAGAACACAGGATAAAATAAGTAAAGTTAAGGTATGGGCAAGACATATATTCTATGATCTTGCCTTTTATTTTATAGAATCAGCAAAGGTGCTTAATGCAAATATGAAAGAAGCTCTTGAAGCAAGCATACCGCCCGAACTTCAAGGGTTGTTTTTATTCAAGGCATTAGAAGAGAATTTAGCACCTTTTGCTGTTAAAGAGGTTAATGCAGTAGATGCTATTTTTAGACTTATTGAAATTTATGGTGGAGAACTTTTTAGAGATAACTTTAATATAGAGATAAAAGAGTCCATTGGTGAAAACAATGGAATTTTAATAAAATACGGTAAAAACATAAATGGAATGAAGGTTATTGAGGATACCAGTGAACTTGCTACAAGGATATATGCAGTAGGAGCAAATAATTTATTGTTGCCAGAAAGATATATAGAAGTAGAGGGAGAAAGAGCAAAATTACTTCCCTATCCCATAACCAAAAGGGTTGAGTTTAAGGAATGCAAGGATGTAGAAAGCCTTAGAGCAAGGGCAGAAGAATATGCTGAAAAGGCTGCAAGTCCAAAGGTATTTATAACAATAGATTTTATGGAGCTAAGTAAGACAGAAGAGTATAAAAATTATAGTCATCTTACTAAAGTAAGTGTTGGTGATTTTGTAAAGGTAAGAAATGAAAAGATAGCTGTAACTACTGATTTAAGAGTTATAAAGAAAAAGACAGACCTTATAAATCCTATAAATACAAAGATAGAGCTTGGTGATCCTTTAAACACAATTATTGAAAAGCTGGATACCAGTAAGCTTTTAGAGGAAATAAACAGTGCAATAAGCGGTACTTTAAGCAGTGTAATAATCAAGAAAAACAGCGATACTATAACAATCAGCACTAGCAGCTATCCAGCAATGATTATAGGAATAACAACAAAAGCAGATACAAACTTAAATTGTAATATCACCATGACAGGGAAAGCTAGTGCAGACTGCACATTAACAATTCTGTTTTCCTTAGATGGAAAATACTACGATTTTAAGCCAATTCAAAAGTTAGCATCAGGAGATAATGTTATAGGATTGCCCCTTCCAATGCCACAGGTAACGGCAGGAGACCATACTTTTATGGTAGAGATGAAGGTTTCAAATGGAACATTTACAATTGAAAAGAATAATCTGCAGGTAAGTATTGAGGGAAGAGACTTAGAGGGTGGACTAAGTGCAAGTATACCAAGGGCAGAGATTGTTTATACTTTCCTTTATAATTTGTTCAATATCAAGATTGGAACATACAGTTTTAATACAGGACACAGTTTTAAGTATTATTTAGACAACAATGTGAGTGGAGTAGATAGCTATAGTCTTGAGAATTTCAATACAAGATTTAATATTGCTGCTATATCTCATGGAAACCCAAAGTTAACCTTAAATGTAATGGGAATTATAGAAGAGTTTAATAACAGTAAATCAAGCAGCTATGCTTTTGACGCCGATTGGGTTGAGTTTAGTTCTGACTACGATAAAAACAAAGATGGAACCTATGACTTTTATAATAGGGTAACAATAAAGGAGCCCATTTTAAAAAGAGAAGGCGGATATATTGAGGACTTAGGAAATGGCGTAATTTATGCTGCAAATGTGCGGGATACAACACTTTATAAGGATTTGATTGCAATAAATGCATATCTTAAGCAAGGTTAG
- a CDS encoding distal tail protein Dit has product MLSFNFGGKNSYSDYGIIISKRPSLPSPKRRVSYIDIPGRDSSLRYDEGTYEDITIAVECSIKGNNIAEKLDNIKAWLFSAGESDLIFSFQDDKKYKAQVVNAIDFKQVFKYTSVFPIIFNCRPFKYAVQNNIFTITENGASIINPGTLKSEPIISVYGSGKVSLKVNETTVNLNDITGKIILDSVIQDAYNDAGDNLNSKVNGDFITLKTGSNKFDWTGSVSKIEIVPNWRWL; this is encoded by the coding sequence ATGCTTAGTTTCAATTTTGGTGGAAAAAATAGTTATAGTGATTATGGCATTATTATTTCTAAAAGACCATCTCTGCCATCTCCTAAAAGAAGAGTATCATATATTGATATTCCAGGGCGAGACTCAAGCTTAAGATATGATGAAGGAACTTATGAAGATATAACAATTGCAGTTGAATGCAGTATTAAAGGTAATAACATAGCTGAAAAGCTAGATAATATAAAGGCATGGCTTTTTTCAGCAGGAGAAAGTGATTTAATATTTAGTTTTCAAGATGATAAAAAATATAAAGCACAAGTAGTTAATGCTATAGATTTTAAACAAGTATTCAAATACACATCTGTTTTTCCAATTATATTTAATTGCAGACCCTTTAAATACGCTGTGCAGAATAACATATTTACTATTACTGAAAATGGAGCTTCAATAATAAATCCAGGAACACTTAAAAGTGAACCTATAATATCAGTTTATGGTTCTGGGAAGGTAAGCCTTAAGGTTAATGAAACTACTGTAAACTTGAATGATATAACAGGAAAAATCATATTAGATTCAGTCATTCAAGATGCCTATAATGATGCAGGAGATAACTTAAACAGTAAAGTAAATGGTGATTTCATAACATTAAAAACAGGTTCTAATAAATTTGATTGGACAGGTAGTGTTTCAAAAATAGAAATTGTTCCAAATTGGCGGTGGTTATAA
- a CDS encoding phage tail tape measure protein: MMARDANTVVARVGLDDRGFQEGVAKIQRSLKVVQSEFAAASSKLGDFGKSEEGLRLKSDTLNKQIELQKDKVAALEKAYQKSVETKGEDAKATENLKIKLNYATAELNKMENELKEATRELKEKSSAWYKLSESMNSAGEKMKSVGDKMSSIGSKLSTAVTLPLVGIGTAATKMAMDAVESENLFEVAMGSMAGDARKWSEETSKALGLNAFNVRKNVATYNAMLTSMGLTSQESLKMSEGLTQLSYDMASFYNLKPEEAFEKLKSGISGEAEPLKALGILVNDNTIKTYAYSHGIAKQGEQLTEAQKVQARYGAIMEATKNAQGDLARTMDSPTNKLRVMKEQTQQLGIQFGQLLIPILEKLMNTIKPLLDKFQGLSKEQQETIIKIGLVVAAIGPVIMIIGKVISIAGTLSTVIGTVSGAMAAAGGASGALGAAFAAITGPVGIAVAAITGLIAIFVALYKNNEDFRNSVNTVWNGVKALISGVIESLKAMFQAFITLANQIWKKYGDDFVKIITTAFNLVATIVNTTLKAIQDVIKIVTSAIKGDWKGVWEGIKNLTSDLWNGIKNVIKSAIDLVKGTIKTEFEFIKGIILGIWNGIKGITSAVWNEIKSAIENPINAAKNAVGNAINAIKGFFSNLHLPEIKIPKIKLPHFSIEGEFSLKPPSVPYLGVDWYAKGGIFNRPSIIGVGEAGTEAVLPIDRLDELMARAIEKAKGGSGSGLTLHIENFINNSDKDIEQLAYELEFYRQRVSMGRGGA, translated from the coding sequence ATGATGGCAAGAGATGCAAATACCGTAGTTGCAAGGGTAGGACTTGATGATAGAGGTTTTCAAGAAGGTGTAGCAAAAATTCAAAGAAGTCTAAAGGTTGTTCAAAGTGAATTTGCAGCAGCTTCTTCTAAGCTTGGTGATTTTGGCAAATCTGAAGAAGGACTAAGACTTAAATCAGATACCTTAAATAAACAGATAGAACTTCAGAAGGATAAAGTTGCGGCATTAGAAAAAGCATATCAAAAGAGTGTAGAAACAAAGGGTGAAGATGCAAAGGCTACTGAAAATCTTAAAATTAAGCTTAATTATGCTACAGCAGAACTAAATAAAATGGAGAATGAGCTGAAAGAGGCAACAAGAGAACTTAAGGAAAAAAGCTCGGCTTGGTATAAGCTGTCTGAAAGCATGAATAGTGCAGGAGAAAAGATGAAATCTGTAGGAGATAAGATGTCTTCTATAGGAAGTAAGCTTTCTACTGCTGTAACACTTCCTTTAGTTGGAATAGGAACTGCTGCAACAAAAATGGCTATGGATGCAGTGGAATCTGAAAATCTCTTTGAAGTAGCTATGGGTTCAATGGCAGGCGATGCAAGAAAGTGGTCAGAAGAAACCTCAAAAGCTCTAGGACTCAATGCTTTCAATGTAAGAAAAAATGTAGCAACTTATAATGCCATGCTTACCTCTATGGGGTTAACTTCACAAGAGTCATTAAAGATGTCAGAAGGATTAACTCAGCTTTCCTATGATATGGCTTCTTTCTATAACTTAAAACCAGAAGAGGCATTTGAGAAATTAAAATCTGGTATTAGTGGAGAGGCAGAACCACTTAAAGCTTTAGGTATATTAGTTAATGATAATACAATTAAAACCTATGCTTATTCTCATGGAATTGCAAAGCAGGGTGAACAGCTTACTGAAGCACAAAAGGTTCAAGCAAGGTATGGTGCTATAATGGAAGCTACAAAAAATGCTCAAGGTGACCTTGCAAGAACTATGGATTCACCAACCAATAAGCTTAGAGTTATGAAAGAGCAAACACAGCAGCTTGGCATTCAGTTTGGACAACTTTTAATTCCTATACTTGAAAAACTAATGAACACTATAAAACCTCTTTTAGATAAGTTCCAAGGGCTATCAAAGGAACAGCAAGAAACAATTATTAAAATCGGATTAGTAGTTGCAGCAATAGGTCCAGTAATCATGATTATAGGTAAGGTAATAAGTATTGCAGGAACTCTTTCTACTGTAATTGGAACAGTGAGTGGAGCAATGGCAGCAGCAGGTGGTGCATCTGGAGCCTTAGGAGCTGCTTTTGCAGCAATAACTGGTCCAGTTGGCATTGCAGTAGCGGCTATTACAGGTCTTATTGCTATTTTTGTAGCCTTATACAAAAATAATGAGGACTTTAGGAATTCAGTAAATACAGTATGGAATGGAGTTAAAGCTTTAATAAGTGGTGTCATTGAAAGCTTAAAGGCTATGTTTCAAGCCTTTATTACCTTAGCAAATCAAATATGGAAAAAGTATGGTGATGATTTTGTAAAGATAATAACAACTGCTTTTAATTTAGTAGCAACTATTGTAAATACCACACTTAAAGCCATTCAAGATGTTATAAAAATAGTTACCAGTGCAATAAAAGGTGATTGGAAGGGTGTATGGGAAGGAATAAAAAATCTTACCTCTGACTTATGGAATGGAATAAAGAATGTGATAAAATCAGCCATTGATTTAGTTAAAGGAACTATAAAAACAGAATTTGAATTTATCAAAGGCATAATCTTAGGAATATGGAATGGCATTAAAGGAATAACTTCAGCAGTTTGGAATGAGATAAAATCAGCTATTGAAAATCCAATAAATGCAGCAAAGAATGCTGTAGGTAATGCTATAAATGCAATTAAAGGATTTTTCAGCAATCTACATTTACCAGAAATAAAAATACCTAAAATAAAACTTCCTCATTTTAGTATTGAGGGAGAGTTTAGTTTGAAACCTCCAAGTGTACCTTACCTAGGTGTAGATTGGTATGCGAAGGGTGGTATATTTAATAGACCTAGTATAATCGGTGTCGGTGAAGCAGGAACTGAAGCTGTACTTCCTATAGATAGGTTAGATGAGCTTATGGCAAGGGCAATTGAAAAAGCAAAAGGAGGAAGTGGAAGCGGATTAACACTTCATATAGAAAATTTCATTAATAATTCAGATAAGGATATAGAGCAGCTTGCCTATGAGCTTGAATTTTACAGGCAGAGAGTTTCAATGGGAAGGGGTGGTGCTTAA
- a CDS encoding DUF4275 family protein encodes MELNMSINEILKNKSIKVIEVPKWGTFLRKQWENVFANHLSHNEKKEIFMYDDDGFCGYLWHVFSFEKRVCLKEQEAETAFNNERKNSCYIFYQHTDDVFIVEEAANLNANDLLNEFDVYVVDKEFNWTYVKTHETGWCGPYFSYRDTKA; translated from the coding sequence ATGGAACTTAATATGAGTATAAATGAGATACTTAAAAATAAAAGTATTAAGGTGATTGAAGTTCCTAAATGGGGGACTTTTTTACGAAAGCAATGGGAGAATGTTTTTGCAAATCATTTGAGTCATAATGAAAAGAAAGAAATTTTTATGTACGATGACGATGGTTTTTGTGGATATTTATGGCATGTATTCAGCTTCGAAAAAAGAGTTTGTTTGAAAGAGCAAGAAGCAGAAACGGCTTTTAATAATGAACGGAAAAATTCCTGTTATATTTTTTACCAACATACAGATGATGTTTTTATTGTTGAAGAGGCAGCTAACTTGAATGCAAATGATTTGTTGAATGAATTTGATGTTTATGTTGTAGACAAAGAATTTAACTGGACTTATGTAAAAACACACGAAACTGGGTGGTGCGGTCCTTATTTTAGTTATAGAGATACAAAAGCTTAA
- a CDS encoding GIY-YIG nuclease family protein, with protein sequence MSVSNIIYLFYNNSECLYIGETGTSLNDRCYKHTPKESDKPWFKEGNLIHIIKLDEKIDIIARQALESSFILAYRPKYNKKG encoded by the coding sequence ATTTCGGTTTCAAATATCATATACTTATTTTATAATAATTCTGAATGTTTATATATTGGAGAAACAGGTACTTCATTAAACGATAGATGTTATAAGCATACTCCAAAAGAGTCGGACAAACCTTGGTTTAAAGAAGGTAATTTAATTCATATTATAAAGTTAGATGAAAAAATTGATATTATTGCTAGACAAGCACTTGAATCCTCTTTTATCTTAGCATATCGTCCTAAATACAATAAAAAAGGCTGA
- a CDS encoding IS30-like element ISCth2 family transposase, which yields MVIHCKMFNNQRKTLAKEYHELYMNNNTETRKNKHLNERERYAIELYLKEKYTVTEIAKRLGRHRRTIEREITRGTIYLQNSDLTYRKEYCADVAQRRYVENGKNKGPRLKIGNDHELVRYIESKIINEKYSPDAVIGQIKAKGLKFKTSICTKTLYNYIDRGDVFLRLTNKYLPVKKDGKKRIYQRVKKIALKNLKGSSIEERPKEVNDRKEYGHWEMDCVVGRKNSAAVLLVLSERKTREEIILKLPDKTQESVIKAIDELERKYRRKFREKFKTITVDNGTEFLDYRGIEKSKTEPGKDRTKVYYAHPYSSWERGTNENINKLIRRFIPKGTDISKVSKAKIKSIERWINEYPRRMFGYRSAIEMAV from the coding sequence ATGGTAATCCATTGTAAAATGTTTAATAACCAAAGAAAAACATTAGCAAAGGAGTACCATGAGTTATATATGAATAATAACACAGAAACAAGAAAAAACAAACACCTAAATGAAAGAGAAAGATACGCCATAGAGTTGTACCTAAAAGAAAAGTATACAGTAACGGAAATAGCAAAGAGGTTGGGCAGGCACAGAAGGACAATAGAAAGAGAAATAACCCGTGGGACAATATATTTACAAAATAGTGATTTAACATACAGAAAAGAGTATTGTGCAGATGTAGCCCAAAGGAGATATGTAGAGAACGGGAAGAATAAAGGTCCACGGTTAAAGATAGGAAATGACCATGAATTAGTGAGGTATATAGAATCAAAGATAATAAATGAAAAATATTCTCCTGATGCTGTTATTGGACAAATAAAAGCAAAGGGACTGAAGTTTAAAACGAGTATCTGCACGAAAACACTATATAACTACATTGATAGAGGGGATGTATTTTTAAGACTAACGAATAAATATTTGCCAGTGAAAAAGGATGGTAAAAAACGCATATATCAAAGGGTAAAGAAGATAGCACTGAAAAATCTTAAGGGAAGCAGCATAGAGGAAAGGCCGAAAGAAGTTAACGATAGGAAGGAATATGGACACTGGGAGATGGACTGTGTAGTAGGCAGAAAAAATAGCGCAGCAGTATTACTGGTATTAAGTGAACGAAAGACAAGAGAAGAAATAATTCTTAAACTACCAGACAAAACGCAGGAATCAGTAATCAAAGCAATAGATGAATTAGAAAGGAAGTATAGAAGGAAATTTAGGGAGAAGTTTAAAACGATAACAGTAGATAACGGGACAGAGTTTTTGGACTATAGAGGGATAGAGAAATCAAAAACAGAGCCAGGCAAGGACAGGACGAAAGTGTATTATGCTCATCCTTATAGTTCTTGGGAAAGAGGAACGAACGAAAATATTAATAAACTGATAAGAAGATTTATACCAAAAGGAACAGATATATCAAAAGTAAGTAAAGCAAAAATAAAAAGTATAGAGAGATGGATTAATGAATATCCAAGAAGAATGTTTGGTTATAGGTCAGCCATAGAAATGGCGGTATGA
- a CDS encoding major tail protein: MARQIGLRDIHIAVLTKDDSTGVTYSTPEKLERAISAKLSPKSNSENIYSDDTVEDIITAFEGVDVEIEVNQLSITSRAKLQGSKVVKGILVENKDDMPPTIALGFKSKKNNGKYRYVWLLKGKFELATDEYDTEAEKPKAQSAKLKGKFYSRDFDGNYRFIADEDAEGVDATIISSWFTAVPEEPVVTA, encoded by the coding sequence ATGGCAAGACAGATAGGGCTTAGAGATATTCATATAGCTGTTTTAACAAAGGATGACAGTACTGGTGTTACTTACAGCACTCCGGAAAAGTTAGAAAGAGCAATAAGTGCTAAACTTTCTCCAAAATCAAATTCAGAAAATATTTATTCAGATGATACTGTAGAAGATATAATAACTGCTTTTGAAGGTGTGGATGTAGAAATTGAAGTAAATCAGCTATCAATTACAAGCAGGGCAAAACTGCAGGGATCAAAGGTTGTAAAGGGTATATTAGTAGAAAACAAGGATGATATGCCTCCAACTATAGCACTTGGTTTTAAATCTAAGAAAAATAACGGGAAGTACAGGTATGTATGGCTTTTAAAAGGAAAGTTTGAACTTGCAACAGATGAATATGATACTGAAGCAGAAAAGCCAAAGGCACAAAGTGCTAAGCTTAAAGGCAAGTTTTATTCAAGGGACTTTGATGGTAATTATAGATTTATTGCAGATGAGGATGCTGAAGGGGTAGATGCAACAATTATTAGTTCGTGGTTTACTGCTGTTCCTGAAGAGCCTGTAGTAACAGCATAA
- a CDS encoding HK97-gp10 family putative phage morphogenesis protein, which yields MARIELEGMQELIDRVNKLGARGDVIKKRALDKAGNLVKTSMEKNAPRSNKTKRHMADNIKVSDIEKENGVDFIEIGPNKGDNSEFFYSKFTEFGTSKIPAQHWAENSVLENKREINNIIKEELQRGLEE from the coding sequence GTGGCTAGAATAGAACTTGAAGGAATGCAGGAGCTTATAGACAGGGTAAACAAGCTGGGTGCAAGAGGAGATGTAATAAAGAAAAGAGCACTTGATAAAGCAGGGAATTTAGTGAAAACTAGCATGGAAAAAAATGCTCCAAGGTCAAACAAGACAAAAAGACATATGGCAGATAATATAAAGGTTTCGGATATTGAAAAAGAAAACGGCGTAGATTTTATTGAGATAGGTCCTAATAAAGGAGATAATTCAGAGTTCTTTTATTCAAAATTTACTGAATTTGGTACAAGTAAAATTCCTGCACAGCATTGGGCAGAGAACTCTGTCCTTGAGAATAAAAGAGAGATAAATAATATTATAAAGGAAGAACTGCAAAGGGGACTTGAGGAATGA